In Simplicispira sp. 125, one DNA window encodes the following:
- a CDS encoding MFS transporter, giving the protein MTALERRSSISLALIFALRMLGLFLVLPVFALEARKYPGGDDPALVGLAMGIYGLTQAVLQLPLGMASDRFGRKRIIVAGLLVFAVGSLLAALADSVTGLLAGRAIQGAGAVSAAVTALLADQTRDGVRTKAMALVGGSIGLMFAVALVAAPLLTAKVGLAGLFGLTCALALAGIAVVVWWVPPETGHAGQGPRGSLAEVFRNPDLLRLNLGVFTLHTVQLSMWVAVPAMLVQAGLGRADHWQVYLPAVVLSFVAMGGLFALERRGHLRAALLGAMALILVVQGGLWLLSASGGTPTLWLLALLLFVFFCGFNALEASQPSLVSRMAPPQVRGAALGTYNTLQSLGLFAGGALGGALVKWSGVPTLFAVTAGLCVLWLVLGWGLHPVPRQGNGGH; this is encoded by the coding sequence ATGACCGCGCTGGAGCGCCGCTCCAGCATCAGCCTGGCGCTGATCTTTGCGCTGCGCATGCTGGGCCTGTTTTTGGTGCTCCCCGTGTTCGCTCTTGAGGCGCGCAAATACCCCGGCGGGGATGACCCGGCGCTGGTGGGCTTGGCCATGGGCATTTACGGCCTTACGCAGGCGGTGCTGCAGCTGCCGTTGGGCATGGCGTCCGACCGGTTTGGGCGCAAACGCATCATCGTGGCCGGTTTGCTGGTTTTTGCCGTGGGCAGTCTGCTGGCGGCCTTGGCCGATAGCGTCACCGGCTTGCTTGCAGGCCGGGCGATACAAGGGGCTGGCGCGGTCTCGGCCGCCGTCACCGCCTTGCTGGCGGACCAGACACGCGACGGTGTGCGCACCAAGGCCATGGCGCTGGTGGGCGGCAGCATCGGCCTGATGTTTGCCGTGGCCCTGGTGGCCGCGCCCTTGCTGACGGCGAAGGTCGGCCTGGCGGGCCTGTTTGGCCTGACCTGTGCGCTGGCGCTGGCCGGTATTGCCGTGGTGGTGTGGTGGGTGCCGCCCGAGACAGGCCACGCCGGACAGGGGCCGCGCGGCAGCCTGGCCGAGGTCTTCAGGAACCCCGACTTGCTGCGCTTGAACCTGGGCGTTTTTACCCTGCACACGGTGCAGCTCTCGATGTGGGTGGCCGTGCCCGCCATGCTGGTACAGGCGGGCCTGGGTCGCGCCGACCACTGGCAGGTGTATCTGCCGGCGGTGGTGTTGTCCTTCGTCGCCATGGGCGGGCTGTTTGCGCTGGAGCGGCGCGGCCACCTGCGCGCCGCGCTGCTGGGCGCCATGGCGCTCATCCTGGTGGTGCAAGGCGGGCTGTGGTTGCTGTCGGCCAGCGGCGGCACACCCACGTTGTGGCTGCTGGCGCTGCTGCTATTCGTTTTCTTTTGCGGCTTCAATGCGCTGGAGGCCAGCCAGCCCAGCCTGGTCTCGCGCATGGCGCCGCCCCAGGTACGTGGTGCGGCCCTGGGCACCTACAACACCTTGCAGTCACTGGGCCTGTTTGCGGGCGGTGCCTTGGGCGGCGCACTGGTCAAGTGGTCTGGTGTGCCCACGTTGTTTGCGGTGACAGCGGGACTGTGCGTTTTGTGGCTGGTGCTCGGTTGGGGGC